From Bacteroides uniformis:
GTCCATAACGTGAAGGCGTGGAAACAGCCGAGGATGAATGAGCGTCCATAAAGCTACGGCCCTGCGATGCCAGACGGTCTATATTGGGAGTCTTGACCTTGGTGGCACCGTAACAACCAATGTCGCCATAGCCCAAGTCATCAACGTTGATAATGATTACATTGGGCTTGACCTCAGTGGAAGCCGGAGATTGCTGCGCGACGGCAGGCAAAACGCTGAATCCCATCCCTACTGTGAAGGAGAGAGACCCGGTAAGTAATTTGTGTTTCATATTTCACTCAATTTATCGGTTAATACAACATTATTAAGAATAGAACATCAATGAATCCTGAATATCTTTATCCCATTCAAGAACGTCATCCCTTTCACCGCCTCAAAGTTCACCGTAAGGTTTCCACCGGTTACGGCAACATGCAGTTTCTTGGATATGCAACGGTTCCCGCCTACTTCTATCGCCGGAGAGAAATGATTCAGCCAAGGTCGGTTGTTGACAGAAACATTGAAGACACTGCCGCGGAAATCGGCATTGTCTAGGGTAGCGACAGCTCCCAAATCGTAAGTCACCCGCTCGGAACGTGCGTTCAGGTCAGCAAAAAGAAGTTCTACTTCATAGTCGCCGTCGGGCAAGTCGAAGCGATAGGCCCTGATGTCCTTGCGTTTGGTCTGGAGCAAAGGAACATTACGGGTGTCTTTCACCTCGGCAGTGGTTCCGATACGTCCCGGAGAACGGCGGAAAATCTCTCCACCTATGTAGCCCCAACTTCCAGGAGTATAAGCTTGGTCGGGAAGCCAGCAAAGATCACTCTTGTCATCCGTAAAGAAACAGTTGCTGCCCACGTTCACTGCAAGTTCCAGCTGTCCGGAGCCGACTGCCGCGATATGGCGAGGCTGCATCTTCACAAAAATGTCCGAAACCTGCTCCACCTTCTTCCCATGGCAGATACCTGAAGCCACAAGCGTGTTTCGCCCCGCAACGAGAGGCACTTGCCACACTGCATGGCAATTCTCGATGCCTTGCACGGAGAGCTTCGTGCCGTTGACAGACAACTCCACCTTATCCAGATTGGAATACACTTTCACCGGATGTTCCACCGCTTCACCGTCCGAAACCACAGTCCGATGCTTCCAGTCATCCACAGCAATGTGCAGCACCGGAATATCCTTGCGCAGGAATGCCTGGAAATAATAGAACACATCTTTAGGACGGCGGTCATTGTACATCAGTCCTTTATTATTGATATGCGGCGTAGCCTCCTGGCGACTGGCAGAACTGAAATCAATGAAGTTCCACTCCGTGGCGCCCACTATGAACGGTCGCTTCATGATAGCGGGCAGATAGTATTCGAGGTACAACTGCTGCCATTGCATGGAGAAATCGAATATCTGCGGATCGAGCGACTGCAAGCGCGGGTCGGAACCGGCACCGAACTCACTGATTATTAACGGACGGTGCGGGTATTTACGATGCTCTTCGTCCACAAAGCGGTCGAAAGACTTGAAGTCGTTCTCATACCAGCCCTGATAAAGGTTCCAACCGGAAATGTCGGTGATATTGCTGAGACCGATTTTATTGTAAATCTGATTGCCGTGGTAGGCCATCGTACTCAGACGGTAGGGGTCTTCCCTCTTCAGAGTTTCCTCCAGATGCCGGGCAAGCGCCAAGGTATTCTCGTAGAAACCGTTGAGCCGTTGTTTCTTCACCCGATACTGCAGCTGGATAACAGCCTCGTTCATATACCCCCACATAATGACGGACGGATGGTTGTAATGCTGGCGAATCATTTCGCGCAAGGCGCTTGTGGCATTCGCGCGGAACTCGTCACCCAAAGCTATCAAATCTACTACCGGAATCTCCTCCCATACCAGCATGCCGAGTTCGTCGCAAGCACGCAACACGGCATCGTCCTGTGGGTAATGTGCCAGACGGACAAAGTTCACACCCATGTCTTTCAGCAACTGCATATCCCTGCGGTGCATCTCATCCGAAAGCGCTATGCCCATCGGCATCTGGTCCTGATGACGGCAAGCTCCCATAAGTTTCAGGGGTTCCCCATTCAACTTGAAGCCTTCCTGCGCATCCACGCTGAACCAGCGGACCCCCAAAGGGACACGTGTCTCATCTTTCAACACCTTGCCACGCACATCTTTCAAAGAAACTTTCACGCTGTACAGATAAGGGGAATCGGGCGACCACAACTGTGGCTTTTCCAACTGTAACCGTTCCTTGAAGGCGAACGCCCCGTCGGCATCTATCCGGACGCTGCGCAAAGATTGGGCTACGGTCTTCCCATCTGTATCCAGCACCTCGACGTCCAACTTCAACACCGCACGCCGCACATCACGGTTCACCAAAGTCCCACGCACACTGATTTCTGCCCTATCCTCACTCACGGAAGGCAAATCGACATAAATGCCCGTAGAGGCATAGTCGGTAAGGCTGATGTGCTGCTTTGCAGCACTGATGAGCCACACATTGCGGTAGATGCCGCCAAAGATGGTGAAGTCGCCGGACAAAGGAGGTATCCGGTCGTTCTGATTATTGACGTGCACCATCAGCAGATTCGGGGCATCGGTCCTTACTTTATCCGTAATGTCTACGGTAAAGGCAGAGTAACCTCCTTTGTGGGTAGTGAGCAGCTCGCCGTTGAGGTACACATCTGCCAGAGAATTGACACCATCAAATTTCAGGTAAAGCTGTTTATCCCGCATCTGCGCGGCATCCGTACGGAACTCTTTCTTATACCAGGAAGAAGCCCTGCGGTAGTTACGGGTAGAATAGGCATCCGCATTCCAGGTATGCGGCAGATGTACCTGCTGCCAACCTTCTTCATGGCGTTGCACTTCCTGCAACCGATTGTCATCACATGCGGCATAATACCAGCCGTCATTAAAACTCTGAACCACCCGCCCAGCATTGACAACCGGGTACATGGTGGACAGACACAATATTAATAAAAATATTTTCTTCATGTTTTTCAATAGATCATATTATCTTACACAAGTCAAGCAAATACTGCAAGAATACTGCATATAGTTTGCAGTGAAAATGCAGACAATATGCAGCAACAATGCCATTTCAACGCAGTGACTCGAATGCTGCATATTGCCGCCTTGGGAATCAGTTAGAGTAACTTGAACGCTGCTTTTTTTACGTCCCGGCAACTTCTGCCAATCATCACCTCAAAGTCACCCGGCTCGCATACAAAATCAAGATTGTAGTTGTAGAACTTCAGCAATTCGGGGGTAATCTTGAAAGATACTTTTTTAGATTCGCCGGCTTTCAGGAAAATCTTTTCAAAGCCTTTCAACTCTTTCACCGGACGGGTTACACTTCCCACAAGGTCACGAATATAAAGCTGGACCACTTCGGCACCGTCTCTCTTGCCGGTATTGGTCACAGTCACGGTAGCAGTCAGTTCGCCCTTATCCGTCATGCTAGTCTTGTCCAAAGCCACGTCGCTATAAGAGAATGTTGTATAGCTCAAACCGAAACCGAAGGGATAAAGCGGTTCATTGTCTATGTCTATATAGTTGCTGCGGAATTTCTGGAACCATGCACCGTCGGCAAGAGGGCGACCCGTGTTCTTGTGGTTGTAGAACAAAGGAATCTGTCCCACGCTCTTCGGGAAAGTCGTAGTCAGCTTTCCGCTCGGGTTCACATCACCAAACAGTACATCGCCGATGGCAAAACCTGCCTCACTGCCCGCAAACCATACATTCAGAATGGCCGGCACGTTTGCCTGCTCCCAGTTCAGTACCAGCGGACGACCGGTAAACAGCACCAGTACCACAGGTTTTCCCGTTTTCAATAATTCCTGTAACAGTATGCGTTGGGTGTCCGTCATTTCAAGATTCGTGCGGCAACTGCTCTCTCCACTCATTTCCGAAGACTCACCGAGCGCAGCCACAATAACATCCGATTTGGCAGCCACGGCAAGAGCCTCGTCCAGCAACTCCTTGTCCGAACGATTGTCACGGTGTAAAGAACGTCCGAACATAGTGGCACGTTTCTCATATTCGGCATCACTCATCAAATTACAGCCTTTCGCAGTCAGTATTTCGGCTTTACCGCCTGCTACCGCCTTCAAACCTTCAGCCAAAGAAGTAGCATTCTTCAATACGGCAGCCACACTCCAAGTACCCGGCATATTACTGCGGCTGTCTGCCAACGGACCTACCACAGCAATAGTGCCCTTCTTGGCCAGCGGAAGCACATTACCCTCGTTCTTCAGCAACACCAAGCTCTCCGAAGCAATCTTACGCGCAACGGCACGATGCTCTTTGGTAAAGATTTGCTTCTTGGCACGCTTCACATCACAGTATTTATAAGGATTATCGAACAAGCCTAACTTGTACTTAGCTTCCAAAATACGGCGACAAGCCGCATTAATAGCTTCTTCTGTCACTTTTCCTTCTGTCAATGACTTCTTGAGCGTACCTACAAATGCATCGCTCACCATATCCATATCGACACCAGCATTCAACGCCAACGCGGCAACAGTCTGCGTATCGCCCATGCCATGGTCGGTCATTTCTGTAATTCCGGTATAATCTGTCACTACAAAACCGTCAAACCCCCACTGCTTACGCAATACATCCGTCATCAACCACTTGTTTCCAGTAGCTGGAATACCATCGACCTCATTGAAAGAAGCCATCGCACTGCCCACACCGGCATCAACCGCCGCCTGATAGGGCAACATGTATTCATTGAACATGCGCTGATGACTCATATCTACTGTATTATAGTCACGTCCTGCCTCGCCGGCACCATACAAGGCAAAATGCTTTACACAAGCCATAATCTCATCATTACGGCTCATATCCTTTCCCTGATAACCACGTACCATGGCTTGCGCAATGGCTGCTCCCAGAAACGGGTCTTCACCGTTGCCCTCGGACACACGCCCCCAACGGGCATCACGGCAAATATCCACCATCGGACTGAATGTCCAGCAAATACCGTCGGCGCTGGACTCAATGGCTGCAATACGCGCCGATTCTTCAACCGCCTTCATATCCCATGTACACGATAATCCTAAAGGAATGGGAAACACCGTTTCATATCCATGAATAACATCCATACCAAATAAGAGAGGAATACCCAAACGACTTTCTTCAACCGCCTGCTTCTGTACATCGCGGATACGTTCCACGCCTTTCAGATTGAAAAGCCCGCCCACTTCACCGGCACGAATACGTTTGGCCACATTACTACTTTTAGCCTGACCGGTCGTAATCTCACCGGTAACCGGCAGATTCAACTGACCTATTTTCTCTTCCAGGGTCATCTTCTTCATTAAATCGTCGATGAAACGATCCATATCAACCGGAGATTTCTGTGCATACGTACTAACGGCAGTAAA
This genomic window contains:
- the bglX gene encoding beta-glucosidase BglX yields the protein MKHLLFKLQLFLVLLVFTAVSTYAQKSPVDMDRFIDDLMKKMTLEEKIGQLNLPVTGEITTGQAKSSNVAKRIRAGEVGGLFNLKGVERIRDVQKQAVEESRLGIPLLFGMDVIHGYETVFPIPLGLSCTWDMKAVEESARIAAIESSADGICWTFSPMVDICRDARWGRVSEGNGEDPFLGAAIAQAMVRGYQGKDMSRNDEIMACVKHFALYGAGEAGRDYNTVDMSHQRMFNEYMLPYQAAVDAGVGSAMASFNEVDGIPATGNKWLMTDVLRKQWGFDGFVVTDYTGITEMTDHGMGDTQTVAALALNAGVDMDMVSDAFVGTLKKSLTEGKVTEEAINAACRRILEAKYKLGLFDNPYKYCDVKRAKKQIFTKEHRAVARKIASESLVLLKNEGNVLPLAKKGTIAVVGPLADSRSNMPGTWSVAAVLKNATSLAEGLKAVAGGKAEILTAKGCNLMSDAEYEKRATMFGRSLHRDNRSDKELLDEALAVAAKSDVIVAALGESSEMSGESSCRTNLEMTDTQRILLQELLKTGKPVVLVLFTGRPLVLNWEQANVPAILNVWFAGSEAGFAIGDVLFGDVNPSGKLTTTFPKSVGQIPLFYNHKNTGRPLADGAWFQKFRSNYIDIDNEPLYPFGFGLSYTTFSYSDVALDKTSMTDKGELTATVTVTNTGKRDGAEVVQLYIRDLVGSVTRPVKELKGFEKIFLKAGESKKVSFKITPELLKFYNYNLDFVCEPGDFEVMIGRSCRDVKKAAFKLL
- a CDS encoding glycoside hydrolase family 2 TIM barrel-domain containing protein → MKKIFLLILCLSTMYPVVNAGRVVQSFNDGWYYAACDDNRLQEVQRHEEGWQQVHLPHTWNADAYSTRNYRRASSWYKKEFRTDAAQMRDKQLYLKFDGVNSLADVYLNGELLTTHKGGYSAFTVDITDKVRTDAPNLLMVHVNNQNDRIPPLSGDFTIFGGIYRNVWLISAAKQHISLTDYASTGIYVDLPSVSEDRAEISVRGTLVNRDVRRAVLKLDVEVLDTDGKTVAQSLRSVRIDADGAFAFKERLQLEKPQLWSPDSPYLYSVKVSLKDVRGKVLKDETRVPLGVRWFSVDAQEGFKLNGEPLKLMGACRHQDQMPMGIALSDEMHRRDMQLLKDMGVNFVRLAHYPQDDAVLRACDELGMLVWEEIPVVDLIALGDEFRANATSALREMIRQHYNHPSVIMWGYMNEAVIQLQYRVKKQRLNGFYENTLALARHLEETLKREDPYRLSTMAYHGNQIYNKIGLSNITDISGWNLYQGWYENDFKSFDRFVDEEHRKYPHRPLIISEFGAGSDPRLQSLDPQIFDFSMQWQQLYLEYYLPAIMKRPFIVGATEWNFIDFSSASRQEATPHINNKGLMYNDRRPKDVFYYFQAFLRKDIPVLHIAVDDWKHRTVVSDGEAVEHPVKVYSNLDKVELSVNGTKLSVQGIENCHAVWQVPLVAGRNTLVASGICHGKKVEQVSDIFVKMQPRHIAAVGSGQLELAVNVGSNCFFTDDKSDLCWLPDQAYTPGSWGYIGGEIFRRSPGRIGTTAEVKDTRNVPLLQTKRKDIRAYRFDLPDGDYEVELLFADLNARSERVTYDLGAVATLDNADFRGSVFNVSVNNRPWLNHFSPAIEVGGNRCISKKLHVAVTGGNLTVNFEAVKGMTFLNGIKIFRIH